The Sedimentisphaera salicampi genome includes a region encoding these proteins:
- a CDS encoding PEP-CTERM sorting domain-containing protein, translated as MKRIALVSAVLLAAVNYAYSAGIEMNISPDGSNVKATYSGSLDLSGFFNSGSVESMYSGGEEALLWPQEPVIGVSTTSAETEMGSIWGIDSPLPSFGSDVQSVPDSFYGDSFGVTIDSGTSDQAIFFDVKDIDENNIVSVSGGMTFQNKTISDLGLNLGTYQMNDSDFAQGENITLTITPEPATMALLGLGGLFIRRRSS; from the coding sequence ATGAAAAGAATTGCTTTGGTTTCGGCTGTTTTGTTAGCGGCAGTTAATTATGCTTATTCAGCCGGTATAGAAATGAATATTTCACCTGACGGCAGCAATGTGAAAGCAACTTACAGCGGCAGCCTCGATTTAAGCGGCTTTTTCAACTCTGGCTCAGTAGAAAGTATGTACTCTGGCGGCGAGGAGGCTTTACTATGGCCTCAGGAACCGGTTATTGGCGTCTCAACTACCTCTGCGGAAACGGAGATGGGGTCTATCTGGGGTATTGATTCTCCGCTGCCCTCTTTCGGCTCTGATGTACAATCTGTCCCAGACAGTTTTTACGGCGACAGTTTTGGAGTAACAATAGATTCTGGCACGTCAGATCAAGCTATCTTTTTTGACGTGAAGGATATCGACGAGAATAACATTGTCTCGGTAAGCGGGGGGATGACTTTTCAAAACAAAACAATTTCCGATCTGGGGCTCAATCTGGGCACTTACCAAATGAACGACTCAGATTTCGCCCAAGGCGAGAATATCACTTTGACAATCACCCCTGAACCTGCGACGATGGCTCTGCTCGGCCTCGGCGGGCTCTTCATCCGCCGCCGAAGCTCATAA
- a CDS encoding FAD-dependent oxidoreductase, with protein sequence MIKRRDFIKASAAAGISLNFSSYASFGDSDNSSLLLEAVHFEKTNGWEIDTQFHNTLGFSYLLAHGLGRPVKNAQTKARFEKAGLYNVWVHTKDWCPGDWDAPGRFKLKVGGEYLNETFGIKPGWKWHYGGKVEVNQSEVQIELEDLTGFEGRCSAVYFTQDDREAPPNDKQKLVSWRLAKNPESSKVPEKMNFDVVITGGGISGCAAALAAESQGLKVALIHNRPALGGNASAEIRVHTLGILGGAEDILKKINTEHYPNGSDKAFYDEQKRTKNMNEADGISQFLMHTVISADAAVGQIKSIQTYEHLTGRRTVFKAANFIDCTGDGWLGRLAGADFTYGREPESKYNEGWEKHGDLWCPEKADNRVMGASVLWNTEIGEENARFPEVPWAKPVAKDHTSAAGEWYWEYSHNSLNQIDDAEQIRDHFFRAIYGTYSNTIKQDKHKKRRLTWVGYNAGKRESIRLTGDYVYTGEDAAESVEFEDAVVVEKRSIDIHYQRSLKGSPYDFLSEAIFRKAKNKFYYIPFRSLYSHNVKNLMMAGRCFSCSHVGLGGPRVMNTCGQMGAAVGFAAALSRKYNKTARKVGREHIGELLKLCRI encoded by the coding sequence ATGATAAAAAGACGGGACTTCATCAAAGCCTCAGCAGCAGCGGGCATTTCCTTAAATTTCAGCAGTTATGCTTCGTTTGGCGATTCAGATAATTCCTCACTTCTGCTTGAAGCAGTCCATTTTGAGAAAACCAACGGATGGGAAATTGACACTCAATTCCATAATACCCTTGGGTTCAGTTATTTGCTTGCGCACGGGCTGGGCAGGCCTGTGAAAAATGCTCAAACAAAAGCCCGCTTTGAGAAAGCCGGTTTGTATAATGTCTGGGTGCATACAAAAGACTGGTGCCCGGGAGATTGGGATGCCCCGGGCAGATTTAAGCTTAAGGTTGGCGGGGAATACCTAAACGAGACTTTCGGAATTAAACCCGGATGGAAATGGCATTACGGCGGGAAGGTTGAAGTAAATCAAAGCGAGGTTCAGATAGAGCTGGAAGATCTTACCGGCTTTGAAGGGCGGTGTTCGGCGGTGTATTTCACTCAGGATGATAGAGAAGCGCCCCCTAATGATAAACAGAAACTGGTTAGCTGGAGATTAGCAAAGAATCCTGAATCTTCTAAAGTTCCAGAAAAGATGAATTTCGATGTTGTTATCACCGGCGGCGGGATCAGCGGATGCGCTGCGGCCTTGGCAGCTGAATCTCAGGGCCTGAAGGTTGCGTTAATTCACAACAGGCCTGCCTTGGGAGGGAATGCAAGCGCGGAAATAAGAGTTCACACCTTAGGCATTCTCGGAGGAGCTGAAGATATACTCAAAAAAATCAACACCGAGCATTATCCCAATGGCTCAGACAAGGCGTTTTACGACGAACAAAAACGAACGAAAAATATGAATGAAGCTGATGGGATCTCCCAGTTTCTTATGCATACGGTGATATCAGCAGATGCAGCAGTGGGGCAAATAAAATCAATTCAAACATATGAGCATTTGACAGGCAGGAGAACTGTTTTCAAGGCAGCCAATTTTATAGACTGTACCGGCGATGGATGGCTCGGCCGGCTTGCTGGTGCGGATTTCACTTACGGCCGCGAGCCTGAATCTAAATACAACGAAGGCTGGGAGAAGCACGGAGATTTATGGTGTCCTGAGAAAGCAGATAATCGAGTGATGGGTGCAAGCGTTTTATGGAATACTGAAATCGGGGAAGAAAATGCACGTTTTCCTGAAGTTCCGTGGGCAAAGCCTGTTGCCAAGGATCATACCTCTGCTGCCGGCGAGTGGTATTGGGAATATTCACATAACAGTCTCAACCAAATCGATGACGCCGAACAGATTCGGGACCATTTCTTCCGGGCGATATACGGCACATATTCAAATACAATCAAGCAGGATAAGCACAAGAAAAGAAGGCTTACATGGGTTGGCTACAATGCGGGCAAACGAGAATCTATCCGTTTGACGGGAGATTATGTGTACACCGGAGAAGACGCCGCAGAATCGGTTGAATTTGAAGATGCTGTTGTTGTTGAAAAACGCTCGATCGATATTCACTACCAGCGGTCTTTGAAAGGCAGCCCATACGACTTTTTATCCGAAGCAATTTTCAGAAAGGCAAAGAACAAATTTTACTATATCCCTTTCCGCAGCCTTTATTCCCATAACGTAAAAAATCTTATGATGGCCGGGAGGTGTTTCAGCTGTTCTCACGTTGGCCTCGGCGGGCCGCGCGTTATGAACACTTGCGGACAGATGGGGGCTGCCGTGGGTTTTGCTGCTGCTTTATCCAGAAAATACAATAAGACTGCAAGGAAAGTCGGCAGGGAGCATATCGGCGAACTTCTGAAACTTTGCAGAATCTGA
- a CDS encoding type II secretion system protein, which produces MKKAFTLIELLVVISIIALLMAVLMPALSKAREQAKNVVCKSNMHGAVIGLNAYHADNYDYPKHPCAHVRPNALARNKTYNPQDPENSDTYTYKYLKGYIDEVGVFNCPLSGFDAKDIAMSPKGEPLTYQEAYQNKNDWFHKSNNKILNCSYALYWNYKPYKNNPGSFEGPGKKSQYNLLISDYFAYYNQLRPTQSWVSTHKIDGGSLTRLDGMPYYGLKDDSPAQWVTTDSEGFTVLKDNSPFDDLKLNCGYTDGSVKSIKGSDTMRQRAYAGADSWCEHFMPAKRHW; this is translated from the coding sequence ATGAAAAAGGCTTTTACCTTAATCGAACTTTTGGTTGTGATATCCATCATTGCCCTTCTTATGGCAGTGCTTATGCCGGCTTTGAGCAAGGCAAGGGAACAGGCAAAGAATGTTGTCTGCAAGAGCAATATGCACGGTGCTGTTATAGGGCTGAACGCATATCATGCCGACAACTACGACTATCCCAAACACCCCTGTGCGCATGTACGTCCGAATGCCCTCGCGAGAAACAAAACTTATAACCCACAAGACCCTGAGAACAGCGATACTTACACATACAAATATCTGAAGGGCTATATTGATGAGGTGGGCGTTTTTAACTGCCCGCTTTCGGGATTTGATGCTAAAGATATTGCCATGAGTCCAAAAGGTGAGCCGCTTACTTATCAGGAGGCTTACCAGAACAAAAATGACTGGTTCCATAAATCAAACAACAAAATTCTGAACTGCTCCTACGCGCTTTACTGGAACTACAAGCCCTACAAGAATAACCCGGGCAGCTTTGAAGGCCCTGGTAAGAAATCCCAGTACAACCTGCTTATCAGCGACTACTTCGCATACTACAATCAGCTCAGGCCGACCCAGAGCTGGGTTAGCACTCATAAAATCGACGGCGGCTCGCTTACCCGCTTAGATGGTATGCCCTATTATGGCCTAAAAGATGACAGCCCCGCGCAGTGGGTTACGACCGATTCAGAAGGGTTTACAGTGCTCAAAGATAATTCACCCTTTGATGACCTCAAACTCAACTGCGGCTACACCGACGGGAGCGTGAAGTCTATCAAGGGCAGCGATACCATGAGGCAGAGGGCATACGCCGGCGCTGATTCGTGGTGTGAACATTTTATGCCTGCTAAGAGGCACTGGTAA
- a CDS encoding AAA family ATPase: protein MSTNFSKPELNKQSGKTTLARQIAGDNNFFDLERPADHNKLQNPEFLFKMLSGLVVIDEIQIMPELFSKLRYIVDSPDNKCSCMVLGSASPDIIKGGSETLAGRIEFVDLTGFDITETGKENIIPLWNRGGFPRPFLAENDENSFIWRQNFIRTFLQRRY, encoded by the coding sequence ATCAGCACTAATTTTAGTAAACCAGAGCTTAATAAACAATCCGGAAAAACTACGCTTGCAAGACAGATTGCAGGCGATAATAATTTCTTTGACCTTGAACGCCCCGCTGACCATAACAAGCTGCAAAATCCTGAGTTTCTCTTTAAGATGCTTTCAGGTCTTGTAGTTATTGATGAAATACAGATTATGCCCGAGCTTTTTTCAAAGCTTAGATATATAGTTGACTCTCCAGATAATAAATGCAGCTGTATGGTGTTGGGCAGCGCTTCGCCTGATATTATTAAAGGGGGAAGCGAAACGCTTGCCGGAAGAATTGAATTTGTTGATCTGACAGGATTTGATATTACCGAAACCGGCAAAGAAAACATTATTCCCCTGTGGAATCGGGGAGGATTTCCAAGGCCGTTTCTTGCTGAAAACGATGAAAACAGCTTCATTTGGAGGCAGAATTTCATTCGTACATTTCTGCAGAGAAGATATTAA
- a CDS encoding tRNA threonylcarbamoyladenosine dehydratase, producing MTGGQDFRERLKRTELLLGKENIEKLASSFVVVCGTGAVGSFAAEALARAGTGKIRLIDSDKISKSNINRQVFALTSTEGRYKTEAGKQRIIDINPHCTVETLNVFIHTDTLEKCLDGSPDFVIDSIDPLNPKLELITELSKREIPFISSMGAARKTDPSKIRISAMREVRYCPLAANLRKRLRKRGVSLSFPAVYSSQQLKKQSALAPADSENPVKRGHIQGRKRNLMGSLPTITGIFGLLAADYAIKKLTT from the coding sequence ATGACCGGCGGACAGGATTTCCGAGAAAGACTCAAAAGAACAGAGCTGCTTCTCGGCAAAGAAAACATTGAAAAGCTGGCTTCCAGCTTCGTTGTTGTATGCGGGACAGGGGCGGTTGGGAGTTTCGCCGCTGAGGCACTCGCAAGGGCGGGCACAGGCAAAATCCGCCTTATAGATTCAGACAAAATCTCCAAGAGCAATATAAACCGCCAGGTTTTCGCTCTCACAAGCACAGAAGGGCGGTACAAAACTGAAGCCGGCAAGCAGCGTATTATCGATATTAACCCGCACTGCACCGTTGAAACGCTCAATGTATTCATCCATACCGACACGCTCGAGAAATGCCTCGATGGCAGCCCAGATTTTGTAATCGATTCGATAGACCCTCTCAACCCCAAACTCGAACTCATTACAGAGCTGAGCAAACGGGAGATACCATTCATTTCGAGCATGGGAGCAGCAAGAAAGACAGATCCATCCAAGATTCGCATTTCCGCAATGCGTGAGGTTCGATACTGCCCGCTTGCGGCTAATCTCCGCAAACGTCTCCGCAAAAGGGGGGTTAGCCTCAGTTTCCCGGCGGTTTATTCAAGCCAGCAGCTCAAAAAGCAAAGCGCTCTTGCGCCGGCAGATTCTGAGAATCCAGTTAAACGCGGCCATATTCAGGGTAGAAAACGTAATCTTATGGGCTCGCTGCCCACTATCACTGGCATTTTCGGCCTGCTCGCAGCCGATTACGCCATAAAAAAGCTTACTACTTAA